The proteins below are encoded in one region of Sminthopsis crassicaudata isolate SCR6 chromosome 1, ASM4859323v1, whole genome shotgun sequence:
- the BICD2 gene encoding protein bicaudal D homolog 2 isoform X1 produces MAGPMEEEEYAKLVMESQPEWLRAEVKRLFHELGETTREKIQAAEYGLVVLEEKQQLKLQYEELELEYETIRSEMEQLKEAFGQAHTNHKKVAADGESREETLIQESATKEEYYVRKVLELQTELKQLRNVLTNTQSENERLNSVAQELREINQNVEIQRARLRDDIKEYKFREARLLQDYTELEEENISLQKQVSVLKQNQVEFEGLKHEIKRLEEETEYLNSQLEDAIRLKEISERQLEEALETLKTEREQKNNLRKELSHYMNINDSMYTSHLSFSLDGLKFSDEAAEPNNDDVLVNGFEQNGLHKMSACDSNKTSTPKKDESFPPAPSLVSDLLSELNISEIQKLKQQLVQMEREKVNLLSSLQESQKQLECTRGALSEQHEKVSRLTENLTAMKKLQVSKERQSALDNEKDRDSHEDGDYYEVDINGPEILECKYKVAMAEMGELREELKGLKSRYEACEARYAEERSRYESEGQSLAEKVALLEKAGRLEREHAARLEKELKKVSDVAGETQGSLSVAQDELVTFSEELANLYHHVCMCNNETPNRVMLDYYKEGKGGGRISPEGKGRRSPILLSKGLLAIDLGKVEGGSGDSSPSPGSSLPSPVSDPRKEPMNIYNLIAIIRDQIKHLQAAVDRTVELSRQRVATQELGPVVDKDKEALMEEILKLKSLLSTKREQIATLRTVLKANKQTAEVALANLKSKYENEKAMVTETMMKLRNELKALKEDAATFSSLRAMFATRCDEYVTQLDEMQRQLAAAEDEKKTLNSLLRMAIQQKLALTQRLEHLELDHEQAKRGRTKSASKGKSSTPSVSHLRSCADRPEGAVLGGQVFCSEKYKIYCD; encoded by the exons GCCTTCGGGCAGGCCCACACCAACCACAAGAAGGTGGCCGCGGACGGCGAGAGTCGGGAGGAGACCCTGATCCAGGAGTCGGCCACCAAGGAGGAGTACTACGTGCGCAAGGTCCTGGAGCTGCAGACCGAGCTCAAGCAGCTGCGCAACGTGCTGACCAACACGCAGTCGGAGAACGAGCGGCTCAACTCGGTGGCCCAGGAGCTGAGGGAG ATCAACCAGAACGTGGAGATCCAGCGAGCGCGCCTGCGCGATGACATCAAGGAGTACAAGTTCAGGGAGGCGCGCCTGCTGCAGGACTACACGGAGCTCGAGGAGGAGAACATCAGCCTGCAGAAACAAGTGTCCGTGCTCAAGCAAAACCAG GTGGAGTTTGAAGGCCTCAAACATGAGATCAAGCGGCTGGAAGAGGAAACGGAGTATCTCAACAGCCAGCTGGAGGACGCCATCCGCCTCAAGGAGATCTCGGAGCGCCAGCTGGAGGAGGCCCTGGAGACCCTGAAGACGGAGCGCGAGCAGAAGAACAACCTGCGCAAGGAGCTGTCCCACTACATGAACATCAACGACTCCATGTACACCAGCCACCTGAGCTTCTCGCTGGACGGCCTCAAGTTCAGCGATGAGGCGGCCGAGCCCAACAACGACGACGTCCTGGTGAACGGCTTCGAGCAGAACGGGCTGCACAAGATGTCGGCCTGCGACAGCAACAAGACCTCGACGCCCAAGAAGGACGAAAGCTTCCCGCCGGCCCCCAGCCTGGTGTCCGACCTGCTGAGCGAGCTCAACATCTCGGAGATCCAGAAGCTGAAGCAGCAGCTGGTGCAG ATGGAGCGGGAGAAGGTGAACCTCCTGTCGTCGCTGCAGGAGTCCCAGAAGCAGCTCGAGTGCACGCGGGGAGCCCTGTCGGAGCAGCACGAGAAGGTCAGCCGTCTCACGGAGAACCTCACGGCCATGAAGAAGCTCCAGGTCAGCAAGGAGCGCCAGTCGGCGCTGGACAACGAGAAGGACCGCGACAGCCACGAGGACGGCGACTACTACGAGGTGGACATCAACGGGCCCGAGATCCTGGAGTGCAAGTACAAGGTGGCCATGGCCGAGATGGGCGAGCTGAGGGAGGAGCTGAAGGGCCTGAAGAGCCGCTACGAGGCGTGCGAAGCCAGGTACGCGGAGGAGCGGAGCCGCTACGAGAGCGAGGGCCAGAGCCTGGCGGAGAAGGTGGCGCTGCTGGAGAAGGCCGGCCGGCTGGAGCGGGAGCATGCCGCCCGGCTGGAGAAGGAGCTGAAGAAGGTCAGCGACGTGGCCGGCGAGACGCAGGGCAGCCTGAGCGTGGCCCAGGACGAGCTGGTGACCTTCAGCGAGGAGCTGGCCAACCTCTATCACCACGTCTGCATGTGCAACAACGAGACCCCCAACAGGGTCATGCTGGATTACTACAAGGAGGGCAAAGGCGGCGGGCGCATCAGTCCCGAGGGCAAGGGCCGGCGCTCGCCCATCCTGCTCTCCAAGGGGCTCCTGGCCATCGACCTGGGCAAGGTGGAGGGCGGCAGCGGAGACAGCTCGCCCTCCCCCGGCTCCTCCCTGCCGTCCCCCGTGTCCGACCCCCGCAAGGAGCCCATGAACATTTACAACCTGATCGCCATCATCCGTGACCAGATCAAGCACCTGCAGGCCGCCGTGGACCGCACCGTGGAGCTGTCCCGCCAGCGGGTGGCCACGCAGGAGCTGGGGCCGGTGGTGGACAAGGACAAGGAGGCGCTGATGGAGGAGATCCTGAAGCTCAAGTCCCTGCTGAGCACCAAGCGCGAGCAGATCGCCACCCTGAGGACCGTGCTCAAGGCCAACAAGCAG ACGGCCGAGGTCGCCCTGGCTAACCTGAAGAGCAAGTACGAGAACGAGAAGGCCATGGTGACGGAGACCATGATGAAGCTGCGCAACGAGCTGAAGGCCCTCAAGGAGGACGCCGCCACCTTCTCCTCTCTGCGGGCCATGTTCGCCACCAG GTGCGACGAGTACGTGACGCAGCTGGACGAGATGCAGCGTCAGCTGGCGGCCGCAGAGGACGAGAAGAAGACCCTGAACTCGCTGCTGCGCATGGCCATTCAGCAGAAGCTGGCCCTGACCCAGCGGCTGGAGCACCTGGAGCTGGACCACGAGCAGGCCAAGAGGGGGCGCACCAAGTCCGCCTCCAAAGGCAAGAGCAGTACCCCAAGCGTAAGTCACCTGCGCTCCTGCGCGGACAGGCCCGAGGGGGCCGTGCTCGGCGGCCAGGTGTTCTGCAGCGAGAAGTATAAGATTTACTGCGACTAG
- the BICD2 gene encoding protein bicaudal D homolog 2 isoform X2: protein MAGPMEEEEYAKLVMESQPEWLRAEVKRLFHELGETTREKIQAAEYGLVVLEEKQQLKLQYEELELEYETIRSEMEQLKEAFGQAHTNHKKVAADGESREETLIQESATKEEYYVRKVLELQTELKQLRNVLTNTQSENERLNSVAQELREINQNVEIQRARLRDDIKEYKFREARLLQDYTELEEENISLQKQVSVLKQNQVEFEGLKHEIKRLEEETEYLNSQLEDAIRLKEISERQLEEALETLKTEREQKNNLRKELSHYMNINDSMYTSHLSFSLDGLKFSDEAAEPNNDDVLVNGFEQNGLHKMSACDSNKTSTPKKDESFPPAPSLVSDLLSELNISEIQKLKQQLVQMEREKVNLLSSLQESQKQLECTRGALSEQHEKVSRLTENLTAMKKLQVSKERQSALDNEKDRDSHEDGDYYEVDINGPEILECKYKVAMAEMGELREELKGLKSRYEACEARYAEERSRYESEGQSLAEKVALLEKAGRLEREHAARLEKELKKVSDVAGETQGSLSVAQDELVTFSEELANLYHHVCMCNNETPNRVMLDYYKEGKGGGRISPEGKGRRSPILLSKGLLAIDLGKVEGGSGDSSPSPGSSLPSPVSDPRKEPMNIYNLIAIIRDQIKHLQAAVDRTVELSRQRVATQELGPVVDKDKEALMEEILKLKSLLSTKREQIATLRTVLKANKQTAEVALANLKSKYENEKAMVTETMMKLRNELKALKEDAATFSSLRAMFATRCDEYVTQLDEMQRQLAAAEDEKKTLNSLLRMAIQQKLALTQRLEHLELDHEQAKRGRTKSASKGKSSTPSL, encoded by the exons GCCTTCGGGCAGGCCCACACCAACCACAAGAAGGTGGCCGCGGACGGCGAGAGTCGGGAGGAGACCCTGATCCAGGAGTCGGCCACCAAGGAGGAGTACTACGTGCGCAAGGTCCTGGAGCTGCAGACCGAGCTCAAGCAGCTGCGCAACGTGCTGACCAACACGCAGTCGGAGAACGAGCGGCTCAACTCGGTGGCCCAGGAGCTGAGGGAG ATCAACCAGAACGTGGAGATCCAGCGAGCGCGCCTGCGCGATGACATCAAGGAGTACAAGTTCAGGGAGGCGCGCCTGCTGCAGGACTACACGGAGCTCGAGGAGGAGAACATCAGCCTGCAGAAACAAGTGTCCGTGCTCAAGCAAAACCAG GTGGAGTTTGAAGGCCTCAAACATGAGATCAAGCGGCTGGAAGAGGAAACGGAGTATCTCAACAGCCAGCTGGAGGACGCCATCCGCCTCAAGGAGATCTCGGAGCGCCAGCTGGAGGAGGCCCTGGAGACCCTGAAGACGGAGCGCGAGCAGAAGAACAACCTGCGCAAGGAGCTGTCCCACTACATGAACATCAACGACTCCATGTACACCAGCCACCTGAGCTTCTCGCTGGACGGCCTCAAGTTCAGCGATGAGGCGGCCGAGCCCAACAACGACGACGTCCTGGTGAACGGCTTCGAGCAGAACGGGCTGCACAAGATGTCGGCCTGCGACAGCAACAAGACCTCGACGCCCAAGAAGGACGAAAGCTTCCCGCCGGCCCCCAGCCTGGTGTCCGACCTGCTGAGCGAGCTCAACATCTCGGAGATCCAGAAGCTGAAGCAGCAGCTGGTGCAG ATGGAGCGGGAGAAGGTGAACCTCCTGTCGTCGCTGCAGGAGTCCCAGAAGCAGCTCGAGTGCACGCGGGGAGCCCTGTCGGAGCAGCACGAGAAGGTCAGCCGTCTCACGGAGAACCTCACGGCCATGAAGAAGCTCCAGGTCAGCAAGGAGCGCCAGTCGGCGCTGGACAACGAGAAGGACCGCGACAGCCACGAGGACGGCGACTACTACGAGGTGGACATCAACGGGCCCGAGATCCTGGAGTGCAAGTACAAGGTGGCCATGGCCGAGATGGGCGAGCTGAGGGAGGAGCTGAAGGGCCTGAAGAGCCGCTACGAGGCGTGCGAAGCCAGGTACGCGGAGGAGCGGAGCCGCTACGAGAGCGAGGGCCAGAGCCTGGCGGAGAAGGTGGCGCTGCTGGAGAAGGCCGGCCGGCTGGAGCGGGAGCATGCCGCCCGGCTGGAGAAGGAGCTGAAGAAGGTCAGCGACGTGGCCGGCGAGACGCAGGGCAGCCTGAGCGTGGCCCAGGACGAGCTGGTGACCTTCAGCGAGGAGCTGGCCAACCTCTATCACCACGTCTGCATGTGCAACAACGAGACCCCCAACAGGGTCATGCTGGATTACTACAAGGAGGGCAAAGGCGGCGGGCGCATCAGTCCCGAGGGCAAGGGCCGGCGCTCGCCCATCCTGCTCTCCAAGGGGCTCCTGGCCATCGACCTGGGCAAGGTGGAGGGCGGCAGCGGAGACAGCTCGCCCTCCCCCGGCTCCTCCCTGCCGTCCCCCGTGTCCGACCCCCGCAAGGAGCCCATGAACATTTACAACCTGATCGCCATCATCCGTGACCAGATCAAGCACCTGCAGGCCGCCGTGGACCGCACCGTGGAGCTGTCCCGCCAGCGGGTGGCCACGCAGGAGCTGGGGCCGGTGGTGGACAAGGACAAGGAGGCGCTGATGGAGGAGATCCTGAAGCTCAAGTCCCTGCTGAGCACCAAGCGCGAGCAGATCGCCACCCTGAGGACCGTGCTCAAGGCCAACAAGCAG ACGGCCGAGGTCGCCCTGGCTAACCTGAAGAGCAAGTACGAGAACGAGAAGGCCATGGTGACGGAGACCATGATGAAGCTGCGCAACGAGCTGAAGGCCCTCAAGGAGGACGCCGCCACCTTCTCCTCTCTGCGGGCCATGTTCGCCACCAG GTGCGACGAGTACGTGACGCAGCTGGACGAGATGCAGCGTCAGCTGGCGGCCGCAGAGGACGAGAAGAAGACCCTGAACTCGCTGCTGCGCATGGCCATTCAGCAGAAGCTGGCCCTGACCCAGCGGCTGGAGCACCTGGAGCTGGACCACGAGCAGGCCAAGAGGGGGCGCACCAAGTCCGCCTCCAAAGGCAAGAGCAGTACCCCAAGC